From Columba livia isolate bColLiv1 breed racing homer chromosome 5, bColLiv1.pat.W.v2, whole genome shotgun sequence, one genomic window encodes:
- the SPTB gene encoding spectrin beta chain, erythrocytic isoform X2, producing the protein MTSANDYEQLELQQQYSRINVRWDASDDELDNDNSSARLFERSRIKALADEREAVQKKTFTKWVNSHLARVTCRISDLYMDLRDGRVLIKLLEVLSGELLPKPTKGRMRIHCLENVDKALQFLKEQRVHLENMGSHDIVDGNHRLVLGLIWTIILRFQIQDIIVETQEGRETRSARDALLLWCQMKTAGYPHVNVTNFTASWKDGLAFNALIHRHRPELVDFQNLTKSNARHNLEHAFSVAERHLGITPLLDPEDVFTENPDEKSIITYVVAFYHYFSKMKVLEVEGRRLGKVIEHAKETERMIEGYGGLASDLLTWIEQTIVSLNSRSFANSLAGVQHQLQAFSTYRTVEKPPKFQEKGNLEVLLFTIQSRMRANNQRVYTPHEGRLVSDINRAWEQLEKAEHERELALRNELIRQEKLEQLARRFDRKAAMREAWLSENQRLVAQDNFGQDMPAVEAAKKKHEAIETDTAAYKERVQAIEAVARELEVEGYHDIQRITRRKENILRLWEQLLELLAARRQRLEMNLVLQHLFQEMLHCIDWMDEVKVQLESPESGKHLLEAEELLQTHRLLERDMALQAEKTRAISAAALRFADAEGYRPCDPKIIRDRVSHLELCRRELQALAARRRALLEQSRSLWTCLWELDEAEAWIKEQEQLYSALDFGKDLPGVLQLQRRHAAFEAELRSRGGRLEQALAAGEGLAAVGGPAARGLRERGAAVRALWAQLEELAAFRRRGLSQAQGFFQFQVEAEELAEGLRDARRRAGAEELGQDESRTRVLLRQHQELLEELAAAREQLDALAQQAEGFPPELRAGPEAQSRLAALRELHAEAAAMAERRGRQLQDALDLYTVFGESDACHLWMGAKETWLGQREVPQALEDLDVAQHRLDGLEQEMATVATQIAAVNQAAEGLLASGHPRSPQVRQCQEQLNQRWDRFRELAAERRRAVGSALRLLNYRLESEETRQWLQSKTRAVEATAELGRDLAGVLATQRKLYGIERELAVAEDRLATMRSQAELLAQERPEVAGEVTERLVAAATAWEELQGALGERAASLGEAGQLRRFLQDLDDFQAWLFGAQKAVALTDEVPASLAEAEEMLRRHEAAQRDAEEHTAAFTALVETGERVLGEQQDPEYEGLRQRLRGVEAGWAVLARMADARHGFLVQCRGFQEFLRDAKQVEILLANQEYTLAHLELPASLEGSAAALRRFQDFRTSLESSAEKVPEVVASGTKLVAEGNIFSEKITEKCQALQERHRDVTAKAEEAAGLLQDNHELQTFLQSCRELDAWVEEKMLTAQDTSYGEGRGLHGKWQKHQAFMAELEPNQGWLEKIEMEGKELAGRKPQYGEVVVRRLMELRGRWDGLRGAAEEKGRRLLEAHRSALYAQSSAELESWLGRAEEELRATELAKDLTATNLLLKRLTRLEEQVRARLKELEELGWPGPPPTGDVPDTAGQEQRLRQRFLDLLEPLERRRKELETTRAIYQLGRDLEDETMWVQERLPLARSTEHGTDLPSVQRLAKRNETLQKELGGHAPRLAEVLSRGEAAVSGAEPRPELEARVRELRGLWETLQEEAAARHRRLQDAREAQQYYQDAGEAEAWVSEQELFMGAEEKPKDEESGLMMLKRHVRQQRAIEDYGQTIKELAGRAQQMLSAGHPEGEQIIRLQGQVDKHYAGLKEAAEERRRRLENMSHLFQLKREVEDLEQWIAERDVVASSQEMGQDLDHVTLLREKFREFARETGSVGQERVDRVNLAIEDLIDAGHTEAATMAEWKDGLNESWADLLELIDTRMQLLAASYDLHKYFYDGAELLALIAARRQELPQDLGEDAGTVEAFHRMHSAFERDLQLLETQVQQFRETAARLQTAYAGEKAAGIQEQEQEVARALRELLEACSGRRARLVDTADKHRFFGMARDLLSWMESTVRQIETQEKPRDVSSVELLMKYHQGIRAEVDARSKNFSTCIELGKKLLQRKHQDSPEIKAKLVELMEKRKAMMETWEQRWDQLRLLLEVCQFSRDASVAESWLMAQEPYLASTDYGQTVDAVEKLLKRHEAFEKSSATWEERIAALRKLTTLELLGGRSLRDGLTGDRVTHTEGPDYRLDLDGELEAGSEEEEEEKKDTSTQDTSLLTTDGPEPPPSP; encoded by the exons ATGACCTCGGCCAACGACTAcgagcagctggagctgcagcagcagtacAGCCGCATCAACGTGCGCTGGGACGCCTCCGACGATGAGCTGGACAACGACAACAGCTCAGCGCGGCTCTTCGAGCGCTCCCGCATCAAAGCTCTGGCAG ACGAGCGAGAGGCCGTGCAGAAGAAAACCTTCACCAAGTGGGTGAACTCGCACTTGGCTCGTGTCACCTGCCGCATCTCGGACCTCTACATGGACCTTCGGGATGGCCGGGTGCTCATCAAGCTGCTGGAGGTGCTGTCAGGAGAGCTTCTG CCCAAGCCCACCAAGGGCCGGATGCGGATCCACTGCCTGGAGAACGTGGACAAGGCGCTGCAGTTCCTGAAGGAGCAGCGGGTGCACCTGGAGAACATGGGGTCCCACGACATCGTGGACGGCAACCACCGCCTTGTCCTTGGCCTCATCTGGACCATCATCCTCCGCTTCCAG atCCAGGACATCATCGTGGAGACGCAGGAGGGCCGGGAGACGCGCTCCGCCAGAGATGCGCTGCTGCTCTGGTGCCAGATGAAGACGGCAGG GTACCCCCACGTGAACGTCACCAACTTCACCGCGAGCTGGAAGGACGGGCTGGCTTTCAACGCCCTCATCCACAGGCACAG GCCCGAGCTGGTTGACTTCCAAAACCTGACCAAATCCAACGCCCGCCACAACCTGGAGCACGCGTTCAGCGTGGCCGAGCGGCACCTGGGCATCACCCCACTCCTCGACCCTGAAG ATGTGTTCACGGAGAACCCCGATGAAAAGTCCATCATCACCTACGTGGTGGCTTTCTACCACTACTTCTCCAAGATGAAGGTGCTGGAGGTGGAGGGCAGGCGCCTGGGCAAG GTCATCGAACACGCCAAGGAGACGGAGAGGATGATTGAGGGCTACGGGGGTTTGGCGTCCGACCTGCTCACCTGGATCGAGCAGACCATCGTCTCCCTCAACAGCCGCAGCTTCGCCAACTCGCTGGCCGGTGTccagcaccagctccaggcCTTCAGCACCTACCGCACTGTGGAGAAGCCACCCAA GTTTCAGGAGAAGGGGAACCTGGAGGTGCTGCTCTTCACCATCCAGTCGCGGATGCGAGCCAACAACCAGCGTGTCTACACCCCGCATGAGGGACGTCTGGTCTCCGACATCAATCGG GcctgggagcagctggagaaagCGGAGCACGAGCGGGAGCTGGCGCTGCGCAACGAGCTGATCCGGCAGGagaagctggagcagctggcaCGGCGCTTCGACCGCAAGGCCGCCATGCGGGAGGCCTGGCTGAGCGAGAACCAGCGCTTGGTGGCCCAG GACAACTTTGGCCAGGACATGCCGGCAGTGGAGGCGGCCAAGAAGAAGCACGAGGCCATCGAGACGGACACGGCCGCCTACAAGGAGCGGGTGCAAGCCATCGAGGCGGTGGCCAGGGAGCTGGAGGTGGAGGGTTACCACGACATCCAACGCATCACCAGGCGCAAGGAGAACATCCTGCGGCtctgggagcagctcctggagctTCTGGCCGCCCGGCGCCAGCGCCTGGAGATGAACCTCGTCCTGCAGCACCTCTttcaggagatgctccactgcaTCGACTGGATGGATGAGGTCAAG GTGCAGCTGGAGTCACCCGAATCCGGGAAGCACCTTCTggaggcagaggagctgctgcagaccCACCGGCTGCTGGAGCGCGACATGGCCTTGCAGGCAGAGAAGACACGAGCCATCAGCGCTGCCGCCCTCCGCTTCGCCGATGCCGAGG GCTACCGTCCCTGCGACCCCAAAATCATCCGTGACCGCGTGAGCCACCTGGAGCTGTGCCGGCGGGAGCTGCAGGCGCTGGCAGCCCGGAGAAGAGCCCTGCTGGAGCAGTCCCGCTCCCTCTGGACCTGCCTGTGGGAGCTGGACGAGGCGGAGGCTTGGATcaaggagcaggagcagctttACTCTGCCTTGGATTTCGGGAAGGACCTGCCGGGCgtgctgcagctccagcgcCGCCACGCCGCCTTCGAAGCCGAGCTGCGTAGCCGGGGCGGGCGGCTGGAGCAGGCACTGGCGGCGGGCGAGGGGCTGGCGGCCGTGGGGGGCCCGGCGGCCAGGGGGCTGCGGGAGCGGGGGGCCGCGGTGCGGGCGCTGTGGGcgcagctggaggagctggcgGCGTTCCGCCGGCGCGGCTTAAGCCAGGCCCAAGGTTTCTTCCAGTTCCAGGTGGAGGCAGAGGAGCTGGCGGAGGGGCTGCGGGACGCTCGGCGGCGGGCAGGCGCcgaggagctggggcaggatgAGTCCCGCACCCGCGTCCTGCTGCGGCagcaccaggagctgctggaggagctggcGGCGGCTCGGGAGCAGCTGGATGCGCTGGCCCAGCAAGCCGAGGGTTTCCCACCGGAGCTGCGGGCCGGCCCCGAGGCACAGAGCCGGCTGGCAGCCCTGCGGGAGCTGCACGCTGAGGCGGCCGCCATGGCCGAGCGGCGGGGCCGCCAGCTGCAGGATGCCCTTGACCTCTACACTGTCTTTGGGGAGAGCGATGCTTGTCACCTCTGGATGGGGGCCAAGGAGACATGGCTGGGGCAGCGGGAGGTCCCGCAGGCGCTGGAGGACCTGGACGTGGCGCAGCACAG GTTGGatgggctggagcaggagatGGCCACTGTGGCTACCCAGATTGCTGCCGTCAACCAGGCAGCCGAGGGCCTGCTGGCCAGTGGGCACCCCCGCAGCCCCCAGGTCCGGCagtgccaggagcagctgaaCCAGAG GTGGGACCGGTTCAGGGAGCTGGCAGCCGAGCGTCGCCGGGCGGTGGGTTCTGCTCTGCGTCTGCTCAACTACCGCCTGGAGAGCGAGGAGACCCGGCAATGGCTGCAGAGCAAAACCCGGGCGGTCGAGGCCACCGCCGAACTAGGTCGGGACCTGGCCGGTGTCCTGGCCACCCAACGCAAGCTCTATGGAATCGAGCGGGAGCTGGCGGTTGCCGAGGACCGCCTGGCCACCATGCGCTCCCAGGCTGAGCTCCTGGCACAGGAACGACCCGAGGTGGCCGGGGAGGTGACTGAGCGGCTGGTGGCGGCAGCGACCGCCTGGGAAGAGCTGCAAGGAGCCCTGGGTGAGCGGGCGGCCTCGCTGGGGGAAGCCGGGCAGCTCCGGCGCTTCCTCCAGGACCTGGATGACTTCCAAGCATGGCTCTTCGGTGCTCAGAAAGCCGTGGCGCTCACCGATGAGGTGCCGGCCTCCTTGGCTGAGGCGGAGGAGATGCTGCGGCGGCACGAGGCTGCCCAGCGGGACGCGGAGGAGCACACGGCCGCCTTCACCGCCTTGGTGGAGACGGGGGAGCGGGTGTTGGGGGAGCAGCAGGACCCGGAGTATGAGGGGCTGCGGCAGCGGCTGCGCGGCGTGGAGGCcggctgggctgtgctggccagGATGGCGGACGCCCGGCACGGCTTCCTTGTCCAGTGCCGCGGCTTCCAGGAGTTCCTCCGTGACGCCAAGCAGGTGGAGATCCTCCTCGCCAACCAG GAGTACACGCTGGCACACTTGGAGCTGCCGGCATCGCTGGAGGGCTCGGCGGCTGCCCTGCGCCGCTTCCAGGACTTCCGCACCAGCCTGGAGAGCAGCGCTGAGAAGGTCCCTGAGGTGGTGGCCAGCGGCACCAAGCTGGTGGCCGAGGGGAACATCTTCTCTGAGAAGATCACTGAGAAGTGCCAGGCTCTCCAGGAGCG GCACAGGGATGTCACAGCCAAGGCGGAGGAGGCAGCAGGCTTGCTGCAGGACAACCATGAGCTGCAGAccttcctgcagagctgccggGAG CTCGACGCCTGGGTGGAGGAGAAGATGCTGACAGCACAGGACACCTCCTATGGTGAAGGTCGTGGCCTCCATGGCAAGTGGCAGAAGCACCAGGCGTTCATGGCTGAACTGGAACCCAAccagggctggctggagaaGATCGAGATG gaggggaaggagttggcGGGCCGCAAGCCGCAGTACGGCGAGGTGGTGGTGCGGCGGCTGATGGAGCTGCGGGGCCGGTGGGACGGGCTGCGCGGCGCCGCCGAGGAGAAGGGCCGGCGGCTCCTCGAGGCTCATCGCTCGGCGCTGTACGCCCAGAGCTCCGCGGAGctggagagctggctggggcgCGCCGAGGAGGAGCTGCGTGCCACCGAGCTGGCCAAGGACCTCACAGCCACCAACCTGCTGCTGAAGAGGCTAACG AGACTGGAAGAGCAAGTGCGAGCAcggctgaaggagctggaggagctggggtgGCCGGGACCTCCCCCGACGGGGGACGTGCCGGACACggctgggcaggagcagaggctCCGGCAGCGCTTCCTCGACCTGCTGGAGCcgctggagaggaggaggaaggagctggaGACCACCAGGGCCATCTACCAGCTGGGGCGGGATCTGGAGGATGAGACT ATGTGGGTGCAGGAGCGGCTGCCCCTGGCGCGGTCCACGGAGCACGGCACCGACCTCCCGAGCGTGCAGCGCCTGGCCAAGAGGAACGAG ACGCTGCAGAAGGAGCTGGGGGGCCATGCCCCCCGCCTGGCCGAGGTGCTGAGCCGTGGTGAGGCAGCGGTGAGCGGGGCCGAGCCGAGGCCAGAGCTGGAGGCACGAGTGCGGGAGCTGCGGGGGCTGTGGGAGACGCTGCAGGAGGAGGCGGCCGCCCGGCACCGGCGCCTGCAGGATGCCAGAGAGGCCCAGCAGTATTACCAGGATGCCGGCGAGGCCGAGGCGTGGGTCAGCGAGCAGGAGCTGTTCATGGGAGCCGAGGAGAAGCCGAAG GACGAGGAGAGCGGTTTGATGATGCTGAAGAGACACGTGCGGCAGCAGCGGGCTATTGAGGACTACGGCCAAACCATCAAGGAGCTGGCGGGGAGGGCTCAGCAAATGCTCTCCGCAGGTCACCCTGAGGG GGAGCAGATCATCCGGCTGCAGGGCCAGGTGGACAAGCACTACGCGGGGCTGAAGGAGGCGGCCGAGGAGCGGCGCCGGCGCCTGGAGAACATGTCCCACCTCTTCCAGCTGAAGCGGGAGGTGGAAGACCTGGAGCAATGGATCGCCGAGCGCGACGTGGTCGCCTCCtcccaggagatggggcaggacCTGGACCATGTCACG CTCCTGCGGGAGAAATTCCGTGAGTTTGCGCGGGAGACGGGCAGCGTGGGGCAGGAGCGCGTGGACCGGGTGAATTTGGCCATCGAGGACCTCATTGACGCGGGGCACACCGAGGCGGCCACCATGGCCGAGTGGAAGGATGGGCTGAATGAGAGTTGGGCCGACCTGCTGGAGCTCATCGACACCCGCATGCAGCTCCTCGCTGCCTCCTACGACCTCCACAAGTATTTCTACGACGGTGCTGAGCTCCTGGCCCTCATCGCCGCCCGCCGCCAGGAGCTGCCCCAGGACCTGGGTGAAGATGCCGGCACGGTGGAGGCTTTTCACCGCATGCACAGCGCCTTCGAGCGGGACCTACAGCTGCTGGAGACACAG GTGCAGCAGTTTCGGGAGACGGCAGCGCGGCTGCAAACCGCCTATGCTGGGGAGAAGGCGGCCGGGAtccaggagcaggagcaggaggtggCGCGAGCCCtgcgggagctgctggaggcGTGCAGTGGGCGCCGGGCCCGGCTGGTGGACACGGCCGACAAACATCGCTTCTTCGGCATGGCGCGGGACCTGCTCTCATGGATGGAGAGCACCGTCCGGCAGATCGAGACGCAGGAGAAACCCAG ggatgtCTCCTCGGTGGAGCTGCTCATGAAGTACCATCAGGGCATCCGAGCCGAGGTGGACGCTCGCAGCAAGAACTTCAGCACCTGCATCGAACTGGGCAAGAAGCTGCTGCAGCGCAAGCACCAGGACTCGCCCGAG ATCAAGGCAAAGCTGGTGGAGCtgatggagaagaggaaagcCATGATGGAGACGTGGGAGCAGCGCTGGGACCAGCTGCGGCTGC TGCTGGAGGTGTGCCAGTTCTCCCGGGACGCCTCGGTGGCCGAGTCATGGCTGATGGCGCAGGAGCCCTACCTGGCCAGCACCGACTACGGGCAGACGGTGGATGCGGTGGAGAAGCTGCTCAAGCGGCACGAGGCTTTCGAGAAGTCCTCGGCCACTTGGGAGGAGCGCATCGCCGCCCTGAGGAAGCTGACAACG CTGGAGCTCCTGGGTGGGCGGTCGCTGCGTGACGGGCTGACAGGGGACAGGGTGACACACACCGAGGGTCCCGACTACCGCCTGGACCTAGACGGGGAGCTGGAGGCCGG gtctgaggaggaggaggaagaaaagaaggacaCAAGCACACAGGACACCTCTCTGCTCACCACCGATGGACCAGAGCCG cccccGTCACCGTGA